Proteins found in one Paenibacillus sp. FSL R10-2782 genomic segment:
- a CDS encoding DUF6254 family protein: MAHQKRRKEAAWKSRKQEQHPHGKIKSLKELSSE; the protein is encoded by the coding sequence ATGGCTCACCAGAAGAGAAGAAAAGAAGCTGCCTGGAAGTCACGAAAGCAAGAACAGCATCCCCATGGTAAAATCAAATCGCTCAAGGAGTTATCCAGCGAATAG